The stretch of DNA GGATGGCCTCCGGATCCTCGCTGGGGGTCGCATCCACATTGTTGATCACGGGGACGGACGGTGAGCGCAGATCGACCTCCCGGAGACGCTCCGCCAGCCGTTCGGCGGCGGGCTCCATTAGGGGGCAATGGGAGGGGATGGAGACGGGAAGCTCCACGGCCCGCTTGGCTCCGGCTGCGCCGGCACTCTCCATCACCGCCGCCACCGCCTCGGCCGCTCCCGCTATAACGATCTGGCCCGGGGCGTTGAAGTTCACGGGCCGCACCACCTGGCCGGACCGACGCTCCTCGGCGGTGCAGAGCTCCTCCACCGTGGGATCGTCGAGACCGAGCAAGGCGGCCATCTTCCCGGTTCCGGCGGGAACTGCCTCCTGCATGAAACGGGCGCGGTCGGCGACCAGTTTCACGGCCTCGCCGAAGTCCAAGCTGCTGGCGGCTACCAAAGCCGTATATTCCCCCAGGCTGTGCCCCGCCATGAACCGGGGGTTGGCACCCCCTTGGGCGTTCCACAGCCGGTGCGCGGCCACACCCGCCGCCAGCATGGCCGGCTGTGTGACTTCGGTCTTATTCAGTTCGTCCTCGGGGCCCGTCCCGATCAGCTTGGCCAGATCACGGCCCAAGGCCTCGGAGGCCTCTTCCAGGGTCCGGGTCACGACACCATCCGTGTCGGGGTAAGCGTCGAGCATGCCAACGCTCTGGGATCCCTGCCCGGGGAAAATAAATGCGAAATCGCTCATGGGTTGGCTGTTCCCCCTCTTGGTGTCCGGTATGCCTACCAGCGCAGCAGCGCGGAGCCCCAGGTAAAGCCGCCGCCGAAGGCCTCCAGAAGCACCAGGTCACCGGGACGTATCCGGTCCTGCCGGACTCCTTCATCCAGGGCCAACGGGACCGACGCCGCGGAAGTATTGCCGTGCCGATCCACTGTCACCACCACCCGGTCCATGGGCAGGGCGAGCTTCTTGGCGGTGGCCTGGATAATGCGAATGTTGGCCTGATGGGGAACCAGCCAGTCCACCTCGCCCTTGTCCAGACCATTCGCCTCCAGGGTCTCTTCCACCACCTGGCCGAGGGTGTTCACGGCTACCCGGAACACCTCGTTGCCCTTCATGTGGATGGTGCTCTCGGGGTCCTCGCGGTCCCATCCGGTGGACACCCCGCGGGGAACATTGAGGAGGGCTTCCTGGGCACCGTCCGCATGCAGGTGGGTGGAAAGGATTCCCTGCTGATCGGAGTCGTCCGCTTCCAGCACCACGGCCCCCGCGCCGTCGCCGAACAGCACGCAGGTCCCGCGGTCCTCCCAGTTCACGATCCGGGACAGGGTCTCGGCACCCACCACCAGGGCGCAGCGCGCCGAGCCACTGCGAAGGAACTTGTCCGCCGTGGCGAGGGCGTAGACGAATCCGGTGCAGACGGCCTGCACGTCGAAGGCCGGCGGTCCGACGATTCCGAGGCGGCCCTGCAGGAGGCAGGCGGTGCTGGGAAAAACCTGGTCGGGCGTGGTGGTGGCGACGATGATCAGGTCCACATCGGTGGGGGTGCGCCCGGCGGCCTCCATAGCCCGCCGGGCGGCATGCTCGGCCAGATCCACGGTGGACTGCTCTTCGGCAGCGATGCGCCGCTCTTTAATGCCGGTGCGCGCGGTGATCCAGTCGTCGCTCGTATCCACCAGGGCTTCCAGGTCCTGATTGGTCAGGACCTTTTCCGGGAGATAGCTCCCGGTCCCCGTAATCCGCCCGCGCCCCATGCCTGCTCTCTCCCCGCCCTTATTCCGCCACTTCCAGCATCTGCTGGATTTCGTGGGTGATTCGCCGATTCACGCTATGCCGCGCCTCCGAAGCGGCCACCTCGATGGCACGGGAGAAGGCGTAGCTGTCGGCACTTCCGTGGCTCTTCACCACGATGCCGTTCAGTCCCAGCAGCATGGCCCCGTTGTATTCCCGGTGGTCCGCCTTCCGCTTGAAATCCTTCAGCACCCGGCCGGCCATGAACGCGGCCAGCTTGGAGGCCCAGGAGGCGGAGAAGGCCTGCCGCAGGAAGTGCCCGAGCAGCTCCGCGGTGCCCTCGGAAGTCTTCAAGGCCACATTGCCGACAAAGCCGTCGGCCACCACCACATCCGCCTTGCCGGTGAAGATGTCCCGGCCTTCCACGTTGCCGATATAGTTCATCTCGCTGTCGCGCAGCAGCTGACCGGCCACCTTCACCACGTCGTTGCCCTTGATGTTCTCCTCGCCGATATTGAGCAGCCCGATGGTGGGCTCCTCGACGCCGTAGACCGCACGGGCGGCCACTTCACCCATGACGGCGAATTGGAACAGGTGGTCCGAGTTGCAGTCCACGTTGGCCCCCAGATCCAGCATGAGGACCCGACTGTCCCGGGTTGGCAAAAAGGTGGCGATGGCCGGGCGATCGATGCCGGGCAGGGTTTTCAGGATCAGGCGGGAGATGGCCATCAGCGCGCCGGTGTTTCCAGCGCTCACGAAGCCATCCACTTCCGCCTCCTTCACCAGGTTGGCGCCGACGTGAATGGAG from Thiohalorhabdus sp. Cl-TMA encodes:
- the fabD gene encoding ACP S-malonyltransferase; this translates as MSDFAFIFPGQGSQSVGMLDAYPDTDGVVTRTLEEASEALGRDLAKLIGTGPEDELNKTEVTQPAMLAAGVAAHRLWNAQGGANPRFMAGHSLGEYTALVAASSLDFGEAVKLVADRARFMQEAVPAGTGKMAALLGLDDPTVEELCTAEERRSGQVVRPVNFNAPGQIVIAGAAEAVAAVMESAGAAGAKRAVELPVSIPSHCPLMEPAAERLAERLREVDLRSPSVPVINNVDATPSEDPEAIRDALVRQLASPVRWTAAIEQMRDNGVGRVLEMGPGKVLCGLNKRIDRRMPCLPVIDEESLNQALEQAQEGNA
- a CDS encoding beta-ketoacyl-ACP synthase III; amino-acid sequence: MGRGRITGTGSYLPEKVLTNQDLEALVDTSDDWITARTGIKERRIAAEEQSTVDLAEHAARRAMEAAGRTPTDVDLIIVATTTPDQVFPSTACLLQGRLGIVGPPAFDVQAVCTGFVYALATADKFLRSGSARCALVVGAETLSRIVNWEDRGTCVLFGDGAGAVVLEADDSDQQGILSTHLHADGAQEALLNVPRGVSTGWDREDPESTIHMKGNEVFRVAVNTLGQVVEETLEANGLDKGEVDWLVPHQANIRIIQATAKKLALPMDRVVVTVDRHGNTSAASVPLALDEGVRQDRIRPGDLVLLEAFGGGFTWGSALLRW
- the plsX gene encoding phosphate acyltransferase PlsX, whose amino-acid sequence is MSMRIALDAMGGDYGPSVVVPAALSALRDHADLELVLVGVEDSIQGALREHGLENEERVSVRPASQVVSSEDDVSQALRNKRDSSIHVGANLVKEAEVDGFVSAGNTGALMAISRLILKTLPGIDRPAIATFLPTRDSRVLMLDLGANVDCNSDHLFQFAVMGEVAARAVYGVEEPTIGLLNIGEENIKGNDVVKVAGQLLRDSEMNYIGNVEGRDIFTGKADVVVADGFVGNVALKTSEGTAELLGHFLRQAFSASWASKLAAFMAGRVLKDFKRKADHREYNGAMLLGLNGIVVKSHGSADSYAFSRAIEVAASEARHSVNRRITHEIQQMLEVAE